The Candidatus Desulfofervidus auxilii DNA segment AGCCCAGACTATCAAAAATATGGCCATTCGGGGAGCACCAGCCATTGGTATTGCTGCTGCTATGGGTGTGGCACTCGGGGTTTGGAAATTAAAATCTGCTAGAAGACTTGAAGAAAGGTTTCAAAAAATCTGTCAAACTTTAACTAACACTCGCCCTACGGCCCATAATCTTTTTTGGGCTATTGAGAGAATGAAAAAGCGTTTTTATTCTCATAAAAATAGCTCATTGCCTGAGTTAAAAAGATATTTGCAGAAAGAGGCAGAAAACATCTTGGAAGAAGATATTGCTACTAATAGAAAAATTGGAGAGAATGGAAAGAGATTAATCAAAGCGGGTATAACTGTGCTCACCCATTGTAATGCTGGAGCATTGGCCACTGGTGGTTATGGCACTGCTTTAGGAGTCTTGCGAGCAGCCTGGGAAAGTGGAGTAAGATTTAAAGTCATAGCCGATGAAACCCGGCCTTATCTTCAAGGCGCTCGGCTTACTGCCTGGGAGTTACAGCAAGAAGGCATTCCTGTAACTATTATTACTGATAGCACCGCAGGTTACCTTATGGCTCAAGGAAAGATTAATTTGGTCATTGTGGGAGCAGACAGGATTGCCGCTAACGGAGACACTGCTAATAAAATTGGGACTTATAGCCTAGCGATTTTGGCCAAACACCACAATATCCCTTTCTATGTGGCTGCTCCTTTTTCTACTATTGATTTGAATATTGCTAATGGTCAACAGATTCCAATAGAAAAGCGCCCTGGCAAAGAACTGGCTTATTTGGGTAAAAAATGTATTTACCCTCAGGGGGTCAATGCGCTATACTATGCCTTTGATGTGACCCCTGCTAGATATATCACTGGAATTATCACAGAAAAAGGAGTTATAGAGCCACCTTTTAAAAAAGCTATAAACAGACTATCTAGGAGGAGACAAAATGGATGAAAAAGCCAAATTCATATGGTTGGATGGCAAATTGATAGATTGGGACCAGGCTCAAATTCATGTCCTCACTCATACTCTCCATTATGGATTAGGAGTATTTGAAGGCATTCGCTGTTATAAATGCCAAGATAAGCGTTCAGCCGTATTTCGTTTAAAAGACCACATTCGGCGGCTTTTTGATTCTGCTCAGGCCATGATGCTTGAAATCCCCTTTAGCAAAGACGAAATTTACCAAGCAGTCATAGAAACTTTAAAAACCAATGGACAAAAAGAAGCCTATATACGCCCTATTGTCTTTATTGGTGATGGGACAATGGGTCTTTATCCTGGGGAGAATCCCATCAGAGTATCTATCATTACTTGGGGATGGGAGAGTTATTTAGGAAAAGAAGGGTTAAAACAAGGCATTAGGGCGAAAATTTCCTCTTTTACCCGACATCATGTAAATATTATGATGACCAAAACAAAAACCTGTGGCAATTATGTGAATTCTATCTTGGCAAAATTAGAAGTAGTTAAGGCAGGCTATGATGAGGCTATCATGTTAGACACAGAAGGTTACGTCTGTGAGGCCACTGGAGAAAATATCTTTATTATTCGGGATAAAGTATTAAAAACACCACCCTTAACTTCTGTTTTACCAGGTATTACCCGAGATTCCATTATTACTTTAGCTCAAGATTTAGGCTATAAAGTAGAAGAGAAACGTTTTACCAGAGACGAACTCTATATTGCCGATGAGGCGTTTTTCTCTGGTACAGCAGCAGAAGTTACTCCTATTCGGGAAGTAGATGACAGACAAATTGGAGAAGGAAAACCAGGTCCTATTACTCAAAAAATTCAAAAGTTATATTTTGATGTGGTAAAGGGCAAAATAGAAAAATATCACTATTGGTTGGATTTTATAACATAGCCTGTATATATTTGTCACCCTTATTTTCAGGGCTACGTCAAAGTCAGGCCATAAGTAATTTAACAAAAAGAACAAACGTTTAAATATGGTCTAAAAAATCCAAAGGCCAAAATGCCAAAACATTAAATCAGTGAGTAGTGAAATAGTGAGGGAATGAAATAGCCAAATGTAGTGGAATTGGGGTCAAACCTACAAAATACAGTTAAGAAAATAGAAAACGGAAAACAGAAATTCCCAGTTCCCAATTCTAACATGTAAACGTGTCAATGTGTAAACGTGTTAACGTGCATAAAGTAAGGAAAGGGAAACGGGAAACAGAAAATAGGAAATAGAAAATAGAAATTCCCAATTCCCAGTTCCTAATTCCCAATTCTAACGTGCAAACGTTCCAATTTGACAGAAGGCGATTTTGCATTTTTCAATTTGCATTCTGCATTGAGCCATCCTGCCTGTCGGCAGACAGGTGCGCTTAACATTTGGATCTCTGTTAAAATTACTTTGACGAAATCCTGCCCCTATCTTTACAAAATCCGCGATTGATTTTTGGATACCTGTCTGCCGACAGGCAAGGCAGGCGGGGACAGGCAGGAGGGTATTTTTAACAAGGATTTTGGGTAATTCTTGACTATCCATAAAACTTATGCTTAAATGTGTATGAGGTAAGGAGTATGGATAAAGAAAATGTTGTCACTGCTATAAAGGATTTTATCCTACCTGAACTTAAAGAAATAAAAGATAATCAGGCAAAGATGAGTATAAGGCTTGATGCGGTAGAAAAGCGCCTTTCTGATATAAATGGGCATCTAGTTGATCAAAGCCGAAGAATTGACGAAACAAACAATCGTATTGATGAGGTAAGAACTGAATTAACTGGCAAAATTGATAATGTGAGGACTGAGTTAACTGATAAGATTGATGAAGTAAGAACTGATCTAACTGGCAGAATTGGTGCTACCAACAATAGAATTGACCAATTAACCTTCCAGGTAGGAAAGATAGCTCAAGAGATGGAGCGGATTAAAAGAGAAGAAAGTGTTACCTCAGATATTTTGACTCGCCTAAGGACACTAGAGCAAAAGACCGCTAATTTATAATGCCCTCCACGTAATAAAGTGCATCAGTTGTGCCAACATCTATAGAGGTATTTTTAATGCCACCACTAAGTGTTGATTTCTAAGCCTCAACTTCTATCAGAATTAAAATTCAAGAGTTTTATTATCTAACTCTACTCTGTAATATTGACCTCCACACTGCCATAATAAACGCTCTCCCATGTGACATTTCATTTTTTCAATTTCCAATTTTTTGTTATATGGGCCTGTGGGGTTTCTTTTAGAGCAATCGCGGATTTGAGGATCTTTACATCCCTCAATGATTATGGTAAAAAGATTTATAGGTTTTTCTCCTTTTATTTCTACAGAGTTTTAGAAAAATCTATTAGGTTAACCAATAATGAAGTGCTTAATTATCGCTGCTGGTGAAGGGAAAAGGATATCAAAAATAGGTAGACCAAAACCCTTGGTCAATCTTCTGGGTTTAACTCTCATTGAAAGGGTAATATTAACTGCTAACAAAAGCGGCATAACAGATTTTTATGTAGTAACTGGATACCAAGGTGAAAAAGTAAGAAAATTTTTAGATAAATTCAGTCAGAAAAGAAATATAAATATAACTCACATTATCAATGAAGAATGGAAAAAGGGGAATGGTCTATCTGTACTTAAGGCAAAAGGTTTTTTGAATGAAAAATTTATTCTTCTTATGGGAGATCATCTCTTTGATGAAGATATTCTTAAAAAGATGAAAACCGCACCATTGGGAGATGGTGAGGTCATGTTGGCTATTGACTATAATATAAATTCAAATCACTTAGTGGATATTGAAGATGTCACTAAAGTTCTTGTCCAAGATGGAAAGGTTATAGATATAGGAAAGGACATCAAGGAGTATAATGCTTATGATACAGGAATCTTTCTGTGCTCACCTACAATTTTTGAGGCTATAGAAAAAAATATCCACCAAACGAATGAAGGCATTCTTTCTGCTTCTATAAAATTGATGGGTAAGGAAGGGCGGGTTAAAACCTTTGACATCAAAAACGCCTTTTGGATAGATGTAGATGATGAAAAAACACTTAAAAAAGCCAAAAAGTGTTTGATAGATAGATTAAAAAAACCTACAGATGGTCCTATTTCCAGATATCTTAACCGCAGATTCTCAACCAAAATAACCCCCTATTTTTTAAAAACCAATATTACTCCCAACCAAGTTTCTCTATTTTCTTTTATCATTTCTTTAATAGCCTCTTCATTTTTCTTTTTAGGCAGTTATTTTTATCTGGCAATTGGAGGAATACTTGCTCAAATATCTTCCATTATAGACGGTTGTGATGGAGAGGTAGCAAGACTGAAATATATGGAGAGTAATTTTGGTGGTTGGTTTGACGCAGTTTTAGACCGGTATGGGGACGCTTTTTTACTTGCCGGTCTCACCTGGCATGTCTATTGTTTAAATACACATTTTTTGCCTTTATTTGTGGGGTTTTTGGCCATAGTAGGCACATTTTTAAATAGTTACACAGCCGATAAATACGATGGTTTTATGAGTAAAAGGCTTAATAAACATTACCTCAGAATAGGAAGAGATATTAGGATATTTATTATATTTCTTGGTGCTTTGACTAATCAGCCTTTTTTTACCCTTCTTTTTATCGCCATTTTGATGAATGGAGAAAATATAAAAAGAATATTGGTTTTATATAGATTATTAAATTATAGAAGTGGACGAACTTGATTGTATAAAAAAGAAAATTGAAAAAATCATTGAAAAATCCCCTATTCCAGAAGACCCTATTCATTCAAAAAATACCTTAAAATGGGTTCTTAAGTTGAAACCTGATGCCGATGATGCCTTACAGATAGCTGCTTTAGGGCATGATATAGAGAGAGCTATCAGTGAAAGAAAGGTAAAAAGACAAGATTATAAAGAATATGATGAATTTAAAGAAGCTCATGCCTTAAACAGTGCTAAAATTTTATTAGAGATAATGAAAGAATGCAAGGCAAGTAAAGTATTAATGGATGAAGTATTTTCCCTTGTAGCCCATCATGAAAAGGGAGGGAGTGAAAAGGCAGAAATTTTGAAAAATGCTGATACCATCTCATTTTTTGACGTAAACTTGCCTTTTTATTATCTCAGAAATAGCGTTGAAGAAACAAAAAGGAGATTTTTATGGGGATATAAAAAATTACCCAAAGAACTTCAAAGAATAGTGGCTGAACTTGACTATAATAATAGAAAACTTGCAGCTCTAGTAAAGAAGTGGATTAAATAAATGCAAAAAACTGGGATTTACAAACACTTTTTAAAATGCTAAAAATCGCATCAAATGCTTTTTAAGCCCATCAATGACAAAGATTGTTGTGATGGTTGTGGTGAGTGTGTGGAGATTTGCCCTGTCAGTGTATGGGAAATAATAGATGGAAAATCAGAACCCATAAGCCCTGACGAATGTATAGGGTGCGAAAGCTGTGTTGAGGTTTGTCCAAATGACTGCATTACAGTGGAAGAGAGATGAAATTAACATGGTAGATGGTTTGAAAAAAATTTTGTCCTTATTAAAAAATAATGCTGACCTAGCAGACATTTTTTGGCAAGAAACCATATCTACTACCATTGTTTCAGAAAATAAAAAACTAGAAAAATTGATTTCTGGAAAGGATATGGGTGTTGGTCTTAGGGCCTTACATCAAGGTAAAACTACTTATGGTTTTACCAACGAAATTGATTATTCCAACCTCTGTCAACTCGCTGCTTCCCTTTCAGAAAAGGCAAAAATTTCAGATGAGAATTTTGTCTTACAATGGGCCAAACCCTTAAAATCTATGGCCAAACTTCCTGATAAAGATAGTGATTTGGTTGATAAAATAAAGCTTATCCAGAGAGTAGAAAAAATTGCCTGGGGGAAAAGCCCTGCTATTCGCCAAGTAAAGGTAGTATATAAAAAAACGGTAAGTAATATCAGTATCATAAGCTCTTTAGGACATTTTTCCCAAGAAGAACAGACTCATCTATTATTTTATGTGCAGGTAGTGGCTGAAAAAGATGGGATACTTCAAACTGGCTATGAACCTATAGGCACTACTAATCCCCAGGAATTATTTAAACAAAAAACCCCAGAAGAGATTGCAGAATGTGCTGCTGAACGTGCTTTAAAGATGTTAGAAGCTGCTCCTGCCCCTACTGGTTCTATGCCTGTAGTCTTATCGAGTGAAGCAGGTGGAACCATGATTCATGAAGCTATTGGCCATGGTCTAGAAGCGGATTTGGCCTTAGAGGGCCTTTCTGTGTATGCTAATAAGATAGGTCAACAAGTAGCCTCACCACTGATTACGGTTATAGATGACCCTACTTTAGCGGGAAATTATGGTTCTTACCATTATGATGACGAAGGTATACCTGCCCAGAAAACAGTATTGATTGAAAACGGTGTGTTAAAAACCTATCTTTATAACTTAGAATATGCCTTAAAACAGGGAATAAAAACCAATGGTCATGGCAGACGTCAATCTTACAGAAATAAGCCTATTCCACGGATGTCAAACACCTTTATTGCACCAGGGGAAACGCCTCCTTTAGAAATTATAAAGGCGGTGGAAAAGGGATTATTTGTCAAAAAAATGGGAGGAGGAGAGGTAAATACTATTAATGGAAATTTTGTCTTTGAAGCTAATGAAGCCTATCTTCTGGAAAAGGGGTCTATTGGTGAACCTGTGCGAGGGGCTACTTTAGTAGGTAATGGCCCAGAGGTTTTAAAATCCATCACCATGGTAGGCAATGATTTAAACTTTGGCATTGGAACTTGTGGAAAAGATGGACAGCTTGTTCCGGTAAGCGATGGTCAACCTACTATCCTCATCCCTGAAATTATCGTAGGTGGAACAGTCTAAAAACCTATGCTCCTCAAAGTCCATAACCTTCATGTATGGTTTCGTAAAAAAAAACAAACTATCCCTGCGGTTAATGGTGTTTCCTTTTCTATTGCCCAAGATGATACTTTGGGGTTAGTGGGAGAATCGGGTTCTGGCAAAACCATAACTGCTCTGGCTATTTTGGGTCTTGTTCCTCCACCAGGTGAAATTATTAAAGGAGAAATTTTATTCTTAGGCCAAAATTTATTATTTTTACCTCCAAAAAGGTGGCAACAATTAAGGGGCAAAGAAATTAGTATCATTTTTCAAGACCCCATGACCTCTCTTAATCCTGTGTTTACCATTGGTGAACAAATTGCAGAGGTATTCACTCACCATTTTGAATATTCAGCCAAAGAGGCTAAAATAAAGGCAATTGAATTATTAAAAAAAGTAGGTATTCCTGCGGCCGAATCCAGATTGAATACCTATCCTCACCAATTAAGTGGGGGGTTACGCCAGCGAGTAATGATTGCTATAGCCTTGGCCGCCCAGCCAAAATTGCTGATTGCAGACGAACCTACTACGGCCTTGGATGTGACTGTGCAGGCCCAAATCTTAGAATTAATGTTGAATCTAAAAAGGCAAATGGGAATGAGTATACTTTTTATCTCCCATGACTTGACTGTGGTGGCCCAGGTAGTCCGGAGGATAGCGGTAATGTATGCCGGAAAGATTATTGAAATGGCCAATACTGAAGAACTTTTCAAAAATCCATTACATCCCTATACTCAGGGTTTACTTAATGCCATCCCCAGAAT contains these protein-coding regions:
- the mtnA gene encoding S-methyl-5-thioribose-1-phosphate isomerase, translated to MKVKPIFWVEGEVAILDQRLLPEKVVYIRCKRYQQVAQTIKNMAIRGAPAIGIAAAMGVALGVWKLKSARRLEERFQKICQTLTNTRPTAHNLFWAIERMKKRFYSHKNSSLPELKRYLQKEAENILEEDIATNRKIGENGKRLIKAGITVLTHCNAGALATGGYGTALGVLRAAWESGVRFKVIADETRPYLQGARLTAWELQQEGIPVTIITDSTAGYLMAQGKINLVIVGADRIAANGDTANKIGTYSLAILAKHHNIPFYVAAPFSTIDLNIANGQQIPIEKRPGKELAYLGKKCIYPQGVNALYYAFDVTPARYITGIITEKGVIEPPFKKAINRLSRRRQNG
- a CDS encoding branched-chain amino acid transaminase, giving the protein MDEKAKFIWLDGKLIDWDQAQIHVLTHTLHYGLGVFEGIRCYKCQDKRSAVFRLKDHIRRLFDSAQAMMLEIPFSKDEIYQAVIETLKTNGQKEAYIRPIVFIGDGTMGLYPGENPIRVSIITWGWESYLGKEGLKQGIRAKISSFTRHHVNIMMTKTKTCGNYVNSILAKLEVVKAGYDEAIMLDTEGYVCEATGENIFIIRDKVLKTPPLTSVLPGITRDSIITLAQDLGYKVEEKRFTRDELYIADEAFFSGTAAEVTPIREVDDRQIGEGKPGPITQKIQKLYFDVVKGKIEKYHYWLDFIT
- a CDS encoding NTP transferase domain-containing protein, which produces MKCLIIAAGEGKRISKIGRPKPLVNLLGLTLIERVILTANKSGITDFYVVTGYQGEKVRKFLDKFSQKRNINITHIINEEWKKGNGLSVLKAKGFLNEKFILLMGDHLFDEDILKKMKTAPLGDGEVMLAIDYNINSNHLVDIEDVTKVLVQDGKVIDIGKDIKEYNAYDTGIFLCSPTIFEAIEKNIHQTNEGILSASIKLMGKEGRVKTFDIKNAFWIDVDDEKTLKKAKKCLIDRLKKPTDGPISRYLNRRFSTKITPYFLKTNITPNQVSLFSFIISLIASSFFFLGSYFYLAIGGILAQISSIIDGCDGEVARLKYMESNFGGWFDAVLDRYGDAFLLAGLTWHVYCLNTHFLPLFVGFLAIVGTFLNSYTADKYDGFMSKRLNKHYLRIGRDIRIFIIFLGALTNQPFFTLLFIAILMNGENIKRILVLYRLLNYRSGRT
- a CDS encoding DUF4202 family protein, encoding MDELDCIKKKIEKIIEKSPIPEDPIHSKNTLKWVLKLKPDADDALQIAALGHDIERAISERKVKRQDYKEYDEFKEAHALNSAKILLEIMKECKASKVLMDEVFSLVAHHEKGGSEKAEILKNADTISFFDVNLPFYYLRNSVEETKRRFLWGYKKLPKELQRIVAELDYNNRKLAALVKKWIK
- a CDS encoding indolepyruvate ferredoxin oxidoreductase subunit alpha, with the protein product MLFKPINDKDCCDGCGECVEICPVSVWEIIDGKSEPISPDECIGCESCVEVCPNDCITVEER
- a CDS encoding TldD/PmbA family protein; this encodes MTALQWKRDEINMVDGLKKILSLLKNNADLADIFWQETISTTIVSENKKLEKLISGKDMGVGLRALHQGKTTYGFTNEIDYSNLCQLAASLSEKAKISDENFVLQWAKPLKSMAKLPDKDSDLVDKIKLIQRVEKIAWGKSPAIRQVKVVYKKTVSNISIISSLGHFSQEEQTHLLFYVQVVAEKDGILQTGYEPIGTTNPQELFKQKTPEEIAECAAERALKMLEAAPAPTGSMPVVLSSEAGGTMIHEAIGHGLEADLALEGLSVYANKIGQQVASPLITVIDDPTLAGNYGSYHYDDEGIPAQKTVLIENGVLKTYLYNLEYALKQGIKTNGHGRRQSYRNKPIPRMSNTFIAPGETPPLEIIKAVEKGLFVKKMGGGEVNTINGNFVFEANEAYLLEKGSIGEPVRGATLVGNGPEVLKSITMVGNDLNFGIGTCGKDGQLVPVSDGQPTILIPEIIVGGTV
- a CDS encoding ABC transporter ATP-binding protein, giving the protein MLLKVHNLHVWFRKKKQTIPAVNGVSFSIAQDDTLGLVGESGSGKTITALAILGLVPPPGEIIKGEILFLGQNLLFLPPKRWQQLRGKEISIIFQDPMTSLNPVFTIGEQIAEVFTHHFEYSAKEAKIKAIELLKKVGIPAAESRLNTYPHQLSGGLRQRVMIAIALAAQPKLLIADEPTTALDVTVQAQILELMLNLKRQMGMSILFISHDLTVVAQVVRRIAVMYAGKIIEMANTEELFKNPLHPYTQGLLNAIPRIEDISDKKRHLRTIAGQNGQAFTTLGCSFARRCDKRLPICLRRMPDFREYSEKHQVACWLYE